The genomic region CGAAGGCGGCGCCGGTCACTTGCCACGCGCCGTAGTTCGTGCCCTCAAAGTCGGCTACAACGATGTCCGGCGACTGCGCCCAGGCGGTGCGGAAGCCCAGTCCGCCGATGAGCAAGGCCGTGCCGGCGATTTGCCGCCACGACCGGCGCGCCCGGGGGTTGCTTGGCTTGATCATGATGCAGGATTGGACGTCATGGCGCCGGCCAGATGGATTTGAGTTTGGTCACCGTCAGGGAATTGAAGGTCGCGGTGCCGCCGGTGCATGTGAGTGAGGCCAGGCCGGTGCCGGCGGGATTGCTGACGGGCAACGGCATGTAAAGCGCGCCATCGTTGCCGAAGATTTCCAGCGAGTCGCGATCCACGATGATTTCGAGCGTGACACGGCCGTTCACCGGCGGCAAGGCATTGACGATTCCGTTGCAGGCGACTTGCTGGGTCGCCGCGTTGTAGGTGACCGTCACGCCCTGAAAGGTGAAGTTGAGGGTCTGCGCCGTGCCCGCGTTGAATTGCGCTTTCAAATCGAACAGGGTGCCGCGAATTCCGGCGAGCGGATTGTAGCCCGGGCTCAACACCAGATTCGTCCACGCGTAAACGTTTGCGGCGGCGTTGGTGATTTCAGCCACGGGCGTGGAACACAGGCGCACGCCGTCCGCCGTGGTGCGCAGGTTCAGTTCGGTTGGGAAATACATCATCTGGTTGAACGGCATTCCGGGCATGCCGATGATGGCCCAGCCCATCCGCACCACACGCGGATCGCCGGGTGGCATGCGGGTGAAGGTTTGCGACGCGTAGAACCCGGCGCCGCGGTTGCCCGCCAGTTTGGGTGTGGCCGGTGTGAATTTCACCCCGTCGAACTCCCCGAGTTGATAGCTGCTGCTGGCGTCGCAGAGCAGCCATTGCACGTTGTTGGTGTCGCCATCGACCGCCAGCGGGAACAGATCCGGGCACTCGAAAAACCCATTATAGATTTTGCTGCGGAACGTCCAATGCCGGAAATCCGGCGAGGAGTAGAACTGCACGCCGTTGCCGCCCGCATCATCATAAACGGCCATGACCCAGTAATTGGAAGGCGCATACCACAGCAGGTGCGGATCACGACCGGTTCCGGCATGCACCACCACCGGATTGCCAGGGTAATCCGTGAAGCTTTGCCCGCCATCGTTGCTGTATGCGATGCATTCGCCGCGAGCCGTGCTGTAATACGCCGCCACGATGACGTCGTTCGTGCCCGTTTTAAACCCGCCGGTGTTTGCGGAATCCACCACGGCGCTGCCGGACCAGACATCGTCGCCGTAAGCATGAGAATAAATTCCTTCCGGCATTTCCTGCCAGTGCACCAGATCCGGGCTTGCGGCGTGTCCCCACCATTTCTGTCCGGAGCCGTCCCAGGTGAACGGGTCGTGCTGATAATACAGGTGATACTGCCCGCCGGCGTAAATCATGCCGTTGGCATCGTTGAGCCAGCCGCGGGCGCTCGAAAAGTGCAACTGCGGCCGCAGCGTCTCGCGGTAAAGATTCGTGGCGCCGACAATGCCGTTGGTCTGCATCACGGCGCTTAAACCCGTGGAGCCCGGCGCCAGACTGCTCACCGATACGGTGGCGGTCTGGTTCGAGAACGCCGCCACATCCACAAACGCCCACCAATCCGGCGCGCCGGCGGCCAACGGGATGTCAAAGTCGCGCACAGGATTTCCGCCCACGCTGACCGTGACGCGCTTCAACGCGGCCCCGTTCTTGACAGGCAGGTTGAGCAAATTATTCGTCAGCAGCAGCGTCCGGGACAACGATGGGAACGCGTCGTCGGCCAACACAATCTGGTCCACATTGATGTGACCCCACCCGCCCGTGGCGGAATCCACAATCTGCAACGTCGCCGTCTGTCCGAACAGGTCGCGGACGTCCCATTGCTGCGGCTGCAACATCTCGCTGTCGTTCCCGGTGGCCGTTCGCACGATCCCGTTGCTGATGATGAGATTCAGGCAGGCCTGCCCCGGAAGGTTTCCGCCGCCGATGAGAAAGTTCAGGTAAGGCCGGGTGATCACGAACGGCGGTGACGTCAGCGTGCCGGTGGCCGGGTCGCCGCCATTGTAGGAATTCACCAGACCCGCACCCTGATAACCGCTGACTGGCTGTTGATTTGGCAACGCGCCCGACGCCGGGCCCGAACCAAACGCTGTGCCCGTGGTGGTCCACGCGCCGTAAGTGGGCTGCTCAAAATCCGCGATGACGATGTCCCTGCCGGACGGCCCCGCAGCCGCGGCACCGTTCAACAGGCGGTAAAAACGTTGCCAGTGCGTCACGTTGGTTTCGATGAAGCGTGCGGCGCCGAAGGCGGACGTCGTCACATTGCCCAAACCCAGCCACGGGCCCGTCACATTGGTGGCGGCCTGCAATTGGTAGCTGTAGTTCGGAGACGCGGCGAGGAGCAGGTGCGAGGCGTCGTTGGTCCGTTGCGCCAGTTGCAACCACGACACTGTCCGGCCAATGACATCCGCCCAAGTCATTCCGATCCGCACCTCGTCGTGTGTGACGGTGACTCCGTTAAGATACGCGCCGAAGGAAATCCCGTTGAACGACAGATCGGCAATGTTCGTGAGCGCCAGCGTCGGTGATGCCGGCTCGGTCTGCGACGTGGGATTGCGATACACCGTCAACGTGTCGTTGCCCGCGTGATAATCGATCCGCAGGACGTAGAAGTTGGCGCCCGTGCTGCCGGAGCCCAGGTCGTAAAACGTCGAGGCGCCGCCGGGCGGCGACTCAATGCGCAAGTGCGCGCGGGTGTCGCCCGTGTCGTTGCCAATGCCGGCCATCCGCCCGCCATCGCCCAGATCGCCGCGCTTCAATTCAAATTCATAAAACTGCACCAGCGCGCTGGGTTGTTGGAGGAAGCTGAGGTAGATCGTCGTGCCGTCAGCCCCGAGGTTGCCGTGCTCATCCAGCAAGCCACGCAGCGCCAACGGGCCGGAGTCCGAGCAGTTGAGGTAACGCCCCTTGCGCGACGCGTTGGCGCTGAACAAGGCCCCACCCAGCGAATGGGCATCGTAGCCGGCCGGAGCGTTCGCGCCTGCCGTCAGGCTGTTGGAATACGACTGTGACGTGGCGCCGTTGACATTGACCCAGGGGCCGGCCCAACCAAAGCCGCCGTGGGCGCCGCCAATGTCACCGCTGCTTTGGCCGTAGTTGAAGCCTTCATACGCCAGCAAGCCGCCGAAATCAGGAAAGACGTTGACGACGGCGCTCGTCACGCTGCCATGGGAGTTGCCGGCCACGAGCGCATACTGGCCGGCCGCGAACACGCCCGCATCCGCCGGCGCCAACGTCGCGTTTGTCGCGCCGCCCACCGCCTCATCATCGCGATACCACTGCAACGTCAGCGGCGCAGCTCCGCCCACGGAAGCCTGGAGGACCAGATTGGTGCCCGGGCCCACCAGCACGTTGCGCGAACCAGAGAGGTTCAGGGCGATGATCTGCATGCTCAGGGCCGCGGGCGCACTGGTGGCAACACCCAGCGCGTTGGACGCGGTGACGGAATACTGACCGGCGTCGCCCAACTGAACGTTCGACAAGGTCAGGCTGGTGTTGGTCTGGCCGGGCAGCGCGTTCGTGCCGCGCTGCCAATGATAATGCAACGGCAGCGGGGACTGCGCCTGCGCGGTGAAGGTCACGGTTTGACCGACATAACCCGCCTGGTTCGTCGGCTGCACCACAAACACCGGCGGATTGCCCAGCACATCGGCCCAGGTTTCACCGAGCCGGATTTCGTCGTGCTTCACGGTCACGCCATTGAGGAACGCGGCGAGCGAAAGGCCATCGAACGACAGGTCCGCCGTTGCCAGCAGGGTCAGCACGGGCTCGTTCTCTGCTTCGGTGGCACCGGTCGGATTGCGATAAACGTAAACATCGTCGTTGCCCGGTTTGAAATCGATGCGCACGACGTAGAAATTCACATTGGTGCTGCCGGGGCCGAGCGGCGTTTGCGTGGTGTTCGGCGCGCGCCAGTTGACGGTGGCGGCATCGAGGTCGTTGCCAATGCCAGCAACGCGTCCGGGATCATCGAGATTACCGCGGTGGAATTCAAACTCGTAAAACTTGAGCGCGCTGTTGGGCTGTTGCAGGAAGCCGACATACACGGTTTTGCCATCAGCCCCGACCTGCCCGCCGGCATCGAGATAACCGTGTGTTCCGAATGGCCCGCCGGGGGAGCAATCCAGCCAGCGCCCCACGCGGCTGGTTGAATTGACCAGCGCGGCCGCACCGGTTGAACGCGCATCAAACCCTGCCGGCGCGCCGGCGCCCGCCACCAGACTGCCCGCCACCACCACGCCGCCCGAACCGGCAACCGTTTGCCAGCCGCCGTTCCATCCCGTGCCGCCGTTCAGCCCGGCGAGGTTCGCCCCGGCGCCCGCGTCGTTGAGCCCTTCATAAACCAGCCGTTCAGCCGGCGCACGGGTTTGCCACAGCAACAATAAAACCGCCCCGGCCACGAACCGCCCAATGTCTTGCTTCACCATCAATGGCATCCCATTCATCCTTTCATGAGCAGACTGCCGGAGCGAAATGCCCCGGCAGTCTTCGTTTCCGCCGACCTCACAACTCAAGGTGTCACCGTCCGGTAAAAGGCCCGATCCGCAGGCGGATTCACATCTTCAAAATCAACGGAGCCATTTTCCGGACATACAACCGTGCCGATGTCACTCCATGGCCCCGCCACACTGCCGGCCCGCTGGATATGATATGAGAATCCGGGCGTCGCTGCAAAGCGCACGCGCCGGCCGTTGGCCGAGGGCTCCGGCGGCAGCAAGTTCGAGACGGCCAGGCCCAGCGCATCCTCATACGTGGCGCCCAGCCGGATTTCGTCGTGCTTCACATCGGGTCCGTTGTAGGCCGCCACGGAAACGCCGTTGAACGACAGGTCCGCCACGTTGGAAACCGTCAAGGTCGGCGTGGCCGGTTCGGAGGTCGAGCTGGGATTCCGATAGACGAACACATCGTCATTGCCGGCCTTGTAGTCGATGCGCACGACGTAGAAATTGACCGCTGCGGTGCCCGCCCCGAGCGAGCGATCGTTGACGCCGTTGGGCGCGCGGAGATTGACGTTGTTGCCCGCCGCGTCGTTGCCGATGCCGCCGATGCGGCCCGGATCGCTCAGATTGCCGCGGTGAAACTCAAACTCGTAGAACCCGGAGGTGCGGTCCGGCTGCTGGAGGAGGCCAAGGTAAACCGTCTTGCCGTCGGCGCCGACGTTGCCGTGCGCATCGATGAACCCTTGCTTGTAGAGCGCGCTGTTGGTGGAGCAGTCAAAGAACCGTCCGGAACGTGTCTGCGCATTCGAGGGCACTTCGATGCAGTTGCTGATGGAGCGGGAATCATAACCCGCCGGAACATTCACGCCGCCCTGCAGGTTGCCGGTGGTGATGAGGACTCCATTGCCATCCGTCTGCTGCCACGGGCCGTCCCAACCAAAGCCGCCCGCCTGGCTGGCACCATCCACCGAACCGACGTCATAACCGAAACCATCATAGACAAACACGTGGTTGTTGACGGCGTAAATGGTGACCGCCGCCACACTGCTGGTGACGGAACCCGCGGTCCCGGTCACCACGACGTAAAAATTGCCGCCGTCAGTGATCTGCAATCCGGACAGCGCCAGGCTGCTGTTCGTCGCGCCGCTGACCGGATTTCCATTCAAATACCATTGATACGTCGCCGTCCCACCCACGACGGCGCTGGTCAGGGTGGCCGATTGTCCGTGGTTCAAATACACGACCTGATTTTGCGGTTGCGTGGTGAAGGCCAGACCGGCCACCTGCAAATCGCCGGTGCCAAGAATGAATCCGGGAAGGTTGCTGGCGTTGTAGCTGCCCACGGGCAACGCCACGCCGTTTGTGTAAAATCCGGTCACCGCCAGCGAGCCGGCGAAATTCAGATTCAGATACGCCCCGTCCACCAGACGAAGGGCACTGGGCAGACTGCCGGGCGCGTCCAACTGAAGCGTGCCTTGATTAACGAGGGTGTCGCCGGTGTAGGTGTTGGTGGCGGCCAGCTCCAGCACGCCGGAACCGGTCACAATCAATCCCCCGTTGCCGGACAGGACGCCGCTCAAGGCAATCGTATTACCTGCCGTGTCGAAGGTGACGGAGCCATTGAGATTCGTCAGGTTCACGTCGAGCGACGACGACCAGCTGGTCGATGCGGCCACGGTGCCGCCGCCCAGATTGAGCCCATACGAGCCGCTGCTGGACGTGATGCCGCCACTGTCGATGGTGATGGTGCCCCCGCCAAGGGTGTAAACACCGCGGCCATAGGCACGCACCGAGCCCAGGTCCAGGTTGAACACGTTATTGATGGCGCCGCCGGCCTGGGTCAGCGTGGCCGTGTAAGTCACTCCAGCATCACCCAGCGCGAGGCCCAGGGTTTCGCCATTCAGGTCCAGCACGCCACCGTTC from Verrucomicrobiia bacterium harbors:
- a CDS encoding immunoglobulin domain-containing protein; translated protein: MVKQDIGRFVAGAVLLLLWQTRAPAERLVYEGLNDAGAGANLAGLNGGTGWNGGWQTVAGSGGVVVAGSLVAGAGAPAGFDARSTGAAALVNSTSRVGRWLDCSPGGPFGTHGYLDAGGQVGADGKTVYVGFLQQPNSALKFYEFEFHRGNLDDPGRVAGIGNDLDAATVNWRAPNTTQTPLGPGSTNVNFYVVRIDFKPGNDDVYVYRNPTGATEAENEPVLTLLATADLSFDGLSLAAFLNGVTVKHDEIRLGETWADVLGNPPVFVVQPTNQAGYVGQTVTFTAQAQSPLPLHYHWQRGTNALPGQTNTSLTLSNVQLGDAGQYSVTASNALGVATSAPAALSMQIIALNLSGSRNVLVGPGTNLVLQASVGGAAPLTLQWYRDDEAVGGATNATLAPADAGVFAAGQYALVAGNSHGSVTSAVVNVFPDFGGLLAYEGFNYGQSSGDIGGAHGGFGWAGPWVNVNGATSQSYSNSLTAGANAPAGYDAHSLGGALFSANASRKGRYLNCSDSGPLALRGLLDEHGNLGADGTTIYLSFLQQPSALVQFYEFELKRGDLGDGGRMAGIGNDTGDTRAHLRIESPPGGASTFYDLGSGSTGANFYVLRIDYHAGNDTLTVYRNPTSQTEPASPTLALTNIADLSFNGISFGAYLNGVTVTHDEVRIGMTWADVIGRTVSWLQLAQRTNDASHLLLAASPNYSYQLQAATNVTGPWLGLGNVTTSAFGAARFIETNVTHWQRFYRLLNGAAAAGPSGRDIVIADFEQPTYGAWTTTGTAFGSGPASGALPNQQPVSGYQGAGLVNSYNGGDPATGTLTSPPFVITRPYLNFLIGGGNLPGQACLNLIISNGIVRTATGNDSEMLQPQQWDVRDLFGQTATLQIVDSATGGWGHINVDQIVLADDAFPSLSRTLLLTNNLLNLPVKNGAALKRVTVSVGGNPVRDFDIPLAAGAPDWWAFVDVAAFSNQTATVSVSSLAPGSTGLSAVMQTNGIVGATNLYRETLRPQLHFSSARGWLNDANGMIYAGGQYHLYYQHDPFTWDGSGQKWWGHAASPDLVHWQEMPEGIYSHAYGDDVWSGSAVVDSANTGGFKTGTNDVIVAAYYSTARGECIAYSNDGGQSFTDYPGNPVVVHAGTGRDPHLLWYAPSNYWVMAVYDDAGGNGVQFYSSPDFRHWTFRSKIYNGFFECPDLFPLAVDGDTNNVQWLLCDASSSYQLGEFDGVKFTPATPKLAGNRGAGFYASQTFTRMPPGDPRVVRMGWAIIGMPGMPFNQMMYFPTELNLRTTADGVRLCSTPVAEITNAAANVYAWTNLVLSPGYNPLAGIRGTLFDLKAQFNAGTAQTLNFTFQGVTVTYNAATQQVACNGIVNALPPVNGRVTLEIIVDRDSLEIFGNDGALYMPLPVSNPAGTGLASLTCTGGTATFNSLTVTKLKSIWPAP
- a CDS encoding autotransporter-associated beta strand repeat-containing protein; translated protein: GVITNVGQLYFSPFFTQGHGIYNLTGGSIYIGSGGITVFAGGGYELNLGGGTVGAEASWVSALNLTLTGSNGPVNFDTAGSLIMLSGVLSGPGGLTVSGGGTLELSGANTYTGDTLVTAGSTLQLDSTGSSAGALGLADRAFLNLNFGGNYVVGSLYTNGVALPVGSYNAGTLPGFIVGSGEVQVSSGISTGLWTGGGADDNWSSAGNWDNHAVPVFPHALTFAGHARLTNNNDLADITVSSLTFDAAAGAFVLGGSDITLTGGLGFNGDPATPVTQSINLGMTWTANQTLNTPTNGNLTLGGAINSASSLTKTGAGTLTLGGVDYFSGCIANGGTTVISGNVTISGTSGSFVFLGNADTNYNGTLVIQPGATLTVAGDFDDAMVIGRDGGSGRVIQNGGTFSYSNPSHAYLFVGATSHVGTQAAYDMNGGVLDLNGETLGLALGDAGVTYTATLTQAGGAINNVFNLDLGSVRAYGRGVYTLGGGTITIDSGGITSSSGSYGLNLGGGTVAASTSWSSSLDVNLTNLNGSVTFDTAGNTIALSGVLSGNGGLIVTGSGVLELAATNTYTGDTLVNQGTLQLDAPGSLPSALRLVDGAYLNLNFAGSLAVTGFYTNGVALPVGSYNASNLPGFILGTGDLQVAGLAFTTQPQNQVVYLNHGQSATLTSAVVGGTATYQWYLNGNPVSGATNSSLALSGLQITDGGNFYVVVTGTAGSVTSSVAAVTIYAVNNHVFVYDGFGYDVGSVDGASQAGGFGWDGPWQQTDGNGVLITTGNLQGGVNVPAGYDSRSISNCIEVPSNAQTRSGRFFDCSTNSALYKQGFIDAHGNVGADGKTVYLGLLQQPDRTSGFYEFEFHRGNLSDPGRIGGIGNDAAGNNVNLRAPNGVNDRSLGAGTAAVNFYVVRIDYKAGNDDVFVYRNPSSTSEPATPTLTVSNVADLSFNGVSVAAYNGPDVKHDEIRLGATYEDALGLAVSNLLPPEPSANGRRVRFAATPGFSYHIQRAGSVAGPWSDIGTVVCPENGSVDFEDVNPPADRAFYRTVTP